The Candidatus Paceibacter sp. genome contains a region encoding:
- a CDS encoding nucleotidyltransferase domain-containing protein has product MVNFDQKKLNSFAKKAEVRFAVLFGSRAIGTGAKDSDFDIAVSLKNGKSIFEDINKYSKILENFSKIFAANEDKIDLADLDSANILLRYEITKKGVLLFGDHQLYEEFKAFSFRDYVDARSLFELENKIIKKRQIFIKKSLAV; this is encoded by the coding sequence ATGGTAAATTTTGATCAGAAAAAATTAAATAGCTTTGCCAAAAAAGCGGAAGTTAGGTTCGCAGTTTTGTTCGGTTCGCGGGCTATTGGAACCGGCGCAAAAGACAGCGATTTTGATATTGCCGTATCTCTTAAAAACGGAAAAAGTATTTTTGAAGATATAAATAAATATTCAAAAATACTGGAAAATTTTTCAAAAATTTTTGCCGCCAATGAAGATAAGATTGACCTTGCAGATTTGGATAGCGCCAACATTCTCTTAAGATATGAAATTACGAAAAAAGGCGTTCTTTTGTTTGGCGACCATCAACTGTATGAAGAATTTAAAGCGTTTTCATTCAGGGATTATGTTGACGCAAGGTCGCTTTTTGAACTGGAAAATAAAATTATAAAAAAAAGGCAAATTTTTATTAAAAAAAGTTTGGCGGTTTAA
- a CDS encoding GIY-YIG nuclease family protein, with product MSLFDQAKKLPNKPGVYMFLDKQGGILYVGRATFLKNRVASYFRIPPAGGDSRIKEMVEQAAKLEHIVTDTIIDSVILEANLIKKHWPKYNVREKDDRSFIYIIIDKSNYPKPITIRGKELAAFPAKNFSVFGPYKSLRTAKEILKIARRIFPYSTCKPNQGKPCFHYQIGLCPGVCVGAISKQDYQKNIDNLVLFLSGEKKRLLKKLMKENPEKADSLKHVQDVALINREDENGAGFGKLGRIEGYDISHFAGKETYGAMVVFENGHENKDAYRLFKIKEAPPGDDLAALKEVIERRLKHDEWLKPDLILIDGGRPQIVFIKRVLSENKVNIPIVGISKFQNDKLVFPAGTKKSFQELAEASKNLLLRVRDEAHRFANFARRRRKKIDSGL from the coding sequence GTGTCATTATTTGATCAAGCCAAAAAATTGCCGAATAAGCCGGGGGTGTATATGTTCCTTGATAAGCAAGGTGGTATTCTTTATGTCGGGCGGGCGACTTTCCTGAAAAATCGTGTGGCGAGTTATTTTAGGATTCCGCCGGCTGGCGGAGATTCGAGAATAAAAGAAATGGTGGAACAGGCCGCCAAACTTGAGCACATCGTTACGGACACTATTATTGATTCCGTTATTCTGGAAGCCAATCTCATCAAGAAACACTGGCCGAAGTACAATGTGCGGGAAAAGGACGATCGGTCCTTTATTTATATAATCATAGACAAGTCGAATTACCCTAAGCCGATAACGATAAGAGGCAAAGAGTTGGCGGCTTTTCCTGCCAAAAATTTTTCCGTTTTCGGGCCTTACAAAAGTTTGCGGACGGCCAAAGAAATTTTAAAAATCGCCCGCCGGATTTTCCCGTACAGCACTTGTAAGCCGAATCAGGGCAAACCCTGTTTCCATTATCAGATTGGCTTGTGTCCGGGCGTGTGCGTCGGCGCAATATCCAAACAAGATTACCAAAAAAATATTGACAATCTTGTTTTGTTTTTAAGCGGCGAGAAAAAGAGGTTGCTAAAAAAATTAATGAAAGAGAATCCGGAAAAGGCGGATAGTTTAAAACATGTTCAAGATGTCGCCTTAATAAACAGGGAAGATGAGAACGGCGCGGGTTTTGGCAAGCTGGGTAGAATTGAAGGGTATGACATTTCTCATTTTGCCGGCAAGGAGACTTACGGAGCGATGGTGGTGTTTGAGAACGGCCATGAAAACAAAGACGCTTACAGATTGTTTAAAATAAAAGAAGCGCCGCCGGGCGATGACCTGGCGGCGCTTAAAGAAGTGATTGAGAGAAGGCTGAAGCATGATGAATGGCTAAAGCCTGATTTGATTTTGATAGACGGCGGCCGGCCTCAAATTGTCTTTATAAAAAGAGTTTTATCGGAAAATAAAGTCAATATTCCGATTGTTGGAATTTCCAAATTTCAAAACGACAAACTTGTTTTTCCCGCCGGGACGAAAAAATCTTTCCAGGAACTGGCTGAAGCTTCAAAAAATTTGTTGTTAAGGGTTCGCGACGAAGCCCACCGCTTCGCCAACTTCGCCCGCAGGAGGAGAAAAAAGATTGATTCCGGATTGTAA
- a CDS encoding DUF86 domain-containing protein: MLNIDFIKRKISLIQDEVVKLSDLAKYTLDEIANDFIKQAAVERVLERIIARAIDINQHIIAESENKNISAPKDYKETFTSLAELGIYDKSFAEEISKSVGTRNILVHEYDKIDYSRVYNSIGDCLRDYNKYCDYILKFLEK, translated from the coding sequence ATGCTTAACATAGATTTTATAAAAAGAAAAATATCGCTTATTCAAGACGAGGTGGTCAAATTATCCGATTTGGCGAAATACACTTTGGATGAGATTGCGAATGATTTTATAAAACAGGCGGCGGTGGAAAGAGTCTTGGAAAGAATCATCGCGAGGGCTATAGACATAAACCAACACATTATAGCGGAAAGCGAGAATAAAAATATTTCCGCGCCTAAAGATTACAAAGAAACTTTTACATCATTAGCCGAGCTTGGCATTTACGACAAAAGTTTTGCGGAAGAAATTTCAAAAAGCGTTGGCACTAGGAACATACTTGTTCATGAGTACGACAAGATTGATTACTCAAGAGTTTATAATTCAATAGGCGATTGTTTGCGGGATTACAACAAATATTGCGACTACATCCTAAAATTTTTGGAAAAATAA
- the uvrA gene encoding excinuclease ABC subunit UvrA, with translation MQDEGEKIIIKGARVHNLKNISLEIPKNKLVVFTGVSGSGKSSLAFDTIFAEGQRRYIESLSPYARQFLGQMDRPDVDEMIGLSPAIAIDQRALSHNPRSTVGTLTEIYDYLRVLYARLGEVFCPIDGARIKKLSPEEMVDIVISKAKELKEEYVTILSPVVRGRKGEYYQLLYDFLGLGFGEAMIDGNIHNLHEKITLSRYKAHDIDIVIDKVLIKDQSRLFEAVESALRHSKGLIKAMFSAEPRHAMSKNSPTSHVGASEILLSASWTCPNDNFAFPEVEPRLFSFNSPHGACPTCNGLGKVDLFLNTICPDCHGKRLKPEALSVKIKNKNIEEATAMSIDNAYIFFAEYEEKMSAREKKIALNVVKEIKDRLNFLLEVGLDYLTMNREAETLSGGEAQRIRLASQIGSKLSGTLYVLDEPTIGLHERDTDRLVKTLKSLRDQNNSVVVVEHDEETIFASDFLVDLGPEAGKNGGEVVAEGFLDKLLKSPTKGSSTLEYLTGKRKIEIPARRSKTTESIRIIGATANNLKNLNAEIPLRKLVCISGVSGSGKSTLLYDVLYRNLNRIKSRINEPLENVSKVLGAEYIDKLVMVDQSPIGRSPRSNPATYTGIFTHIRDFYASLPEARERGYTYSRFSFNRPGGRCEACEGAGFNLIEMHFLPAVTVECEVCRGKRFNRETLEVKHKKKNIHDVLKMSISEAREFFDGIYLITDKLKVLEEVGLGYLELGQSATTLSGGEAQRIKLARELVGPLGKRALYILDEPTVGLHYKDVEMLLKVLNKLVEKGNSVLIIEHNMHVIKCADWIIDLGPEGGEGGGRIVAAGTPEDVAKESKSATGKYLKKYLKR, from the coding sequence GTGCAAGATGAAGGAGAAAAAATAATAATAAAAGGCGCCAGAGTACATAACCTGAAAAACATCTCGCTGGAAATTCCCAAAAATAAATTGGTGGTTTTTACCGGCGTGTCCGGCTCGGGAAAATCAAGTTTGGCCTTTGATACAATTTTTGCAGAAGGGCAGAGGCGATACATAGAATCTCTTTCTCCTTACGCGCGGCAATTTTTGGGCCAGATGGACCGGCCAGACGTAGACGAGATGATAGGCCTTTCTCCGGCTATCGCCATAGATCAACGGGCGCTTTCGCACAACCCTCGTTCTACCGTTGGCACGCTCACGGAAATTTACGATTATCTCCGCGTTTTGTACGCGCGCTTAGGCGAAGTGTTCTGCCCCATAGACGGCGCGCGGATAAAAAAGCTTTCGCCGGAGGAAATGGTGGATATTGTTATCAGCAAAGCCAAAGAATTAAAGGAAGAATACGTGACGATTTTGTCGCCGGTGGTGCGGGGAAGAAAAGGAGAATACTACCAGCTGCTTTATGATTTTCTCGGGCTGGGATTCGGCGAGGCGATGATTGACGGCAATATCCACAACCTGCACGAAAAAATAACCCTTTCCCGATACAAAGCGCACGATATAGATATTGTGATAGATAAAGTTTTAATAAAGGACCAAAGCCGTCTTTTTGAAGCGGTGGAGTCGGCCTTGCGACACAGCAAGGGGTTGATAAAGGCGATGTTTAGCGCCGAACCCCGACATGCGATGTCAAAAAATTCCCCGACATCGCATGTCGGGGCTAGCGAGATTTTGCTTTCTGCCAGCTGGACATGCCCCAACGACAATTTCGCTTTTCCCGAGGTGGAGCCGAGGTTGTTTTCTTTTAACAGCCCCCATGGCGCTTGCCCGACCTGCAACGGCCTGGGCAAAGTTGATTTGTTTTTGAATACCATCTGCCCCGATTGTCACGGCAAAAGGCTAAAGCCGGAAGCGTTGTCTGTGAAGATTAAGAACAAAAATATTGAAGAAGCTACGGCGATGTCCATTGATAACGCCTATATCTTTTTTGCCGAATACGAGGAAAAAATGTCCGCCCGCGAAAAGAAAATCGCCCTTAACGTGGTCAAAGAAATTAAAGACCGCCTGAACTTTTTACTGGAAGTGGGGCTGGATTATCTGACGATGAACCGAGAAGCGGAAACTCTTTCCGGCGGCGAGGCGCAAAGGATAAGGTTGGCTTCGCAGATAGGTTCCAAACTTTCCGGCACGCTTTACGTGTTGGACGAGCCGACCATCGGCTTGCACGAGCGGGACACCGACCGGCTGGTGAAAACATTGAAATCTTTGCGCGATCAGAATAATTCCGTGGTCGTGGTGGAGCACGACGAAGAAACGATTTTTGCTTCGGACTTTTTGGTGGATCTTGGACCGGAGGCGGGCAAGAACGGCGGCGAAGTCGTGGCCGAAGGTTTCTTGGACAAGCTTCTTAAATCGCCGACGAAAGGCTCCAGCACCCTGGAATATCTCACCGGAAAAAGAAAGATAGAAATTCCGGCCAGAAGAAGCAAAACGACGGAAAGCATAAGAATAATCGGCGCCACGGCCAATAATCTTAAAAACTTGAACGCCGAAATTCCATTGCGCAAACTGGTGTGCATCTCCGGAGTTTCCGGCAGCGGCAAGTCAACTCTGCTTTACGATGTTTTGTATAGAAATTTGAATCGCATAAAATCCCGCATCAACGAGCCCTTGGAAAATGTGAGCAAAGTTCTGGGCGCGGAATACATAGACAAGTTGGTGATGGTGGACCAGTCGCCCATAGGCCGCAGTCCGCGCTCCAATCCGGCTACTTACACCGGAATATTTACCCACATCCGCGACTTTTACGCTTCTTTGCCGGAGGCGAGGGAAAGGGGATACACCTACTCCCGTTTTTCCTTCAACCGTCCCGGCGGCCGGTGCGAGGCCTGCGAAGGAGCCGGCTTTAATCTCATAGAGATGCATTTCTTGCCGGCCGTTACGGTGGAGTGCGAGGTCTGTCGCGGCAAGAGATTCAACCGCGAAACCCTGGAGGTAAAGCATAAAAAGAAAAATATCCACGATGTTTTAAAAATGTCCATTTCCGAAGCGCGGGAATTTTTTGACGGCATTTATCTCATTACGGACAAGCTGAAAGTTTTGGAGGAAGTGGGGCTGGGTTATCTGGAGCTTGGCCAGTCGGCCACGACTCTTTCCGGCGGGGAAGCGCAGAGAATAAAACTGGCCCGGGAGCTGGTCGGGCCATTGGGCAAGCGGGCGCTGTATATTTTGGACGAGCCAACCGTCGGGCTTCATTATAAGGATGTGGAAATGTTGCTGAAGGTGCTGAACAAATTGGTGGAGAAAGGCAACTCGGTGCTGATAATTGAGCACAACATGCACGTTATCAAATGCGCCGACTGGATTATTGACCTTGGGCCGGAGGGCGGCGAGGGCGGCGGGCGTATCGTGGCCGCCGGAACTCCGGAAGACGTGGCTAAAGAATCAAAATCCGCCACGGGAAAGTATTTGAAGAAGTATTTGAAAAGATAA
- a CDS encoding TatD family hydrolase: MENLKLIDTHAHVNFNDFKNDSNETIKRSLKDGIWVINVGAEKATSEMAVKMAEGYEEGVFAAVGLHPSHLMEQNVEYQENGEPVKYKSNEEEFNYDFYLELAKHEKVVAIGECGLDYFRVTDQNFKEKQKEIFAKHIELAKEVNKPLIIHCRDARPPSLRSGVSGQAHDDLFKILHLEAKLSSGVMHFFTGTADQAKKYIDLGFYISFSGVITFAKEYEETVRQIPLEKILTETDCPYVAPAPHRGKRNEPAYVKYVAQKIAEIKGLSFDEVAEQTTKNARELFGI; this comes from the coding sequence ATGGAAAATCTAAAATTGATTGACACCCACGCCCACGTTAACTTTAATGACTTTAAAAATGACTCTAATGAAACAATAAAAAGGTCGCTTAAAGACGGAATTTGGGTGATAAATGTCGGAGCGGAGAAAGCGACGTCCGAAATGGCCGTAAAAATGGCTGAAGGATACGAAGAAGGAGTGTTTGCCGCGGTAGGTTTGCATCCGAGCCATTTAATGGAACAAAATGTTGAGTATCAAGAAAACGGCGAACCGGTTAAATATAAATCAAACGAAGAGGAGTTTAATTATGATTTTTATCTGGAATTGGCGAAACACGAAAAGGTGGTGGCTATCGGTGAGTGCGGTTTGGATTATTTCAGAGTAACCGATCAAAATTTTAAAGAAAAACAAAAAGAAATTTTTGCCAAGCATATCGAGTTGGCAAAAGAAGTTAATAAGCCGTTGATAATCCATTGCCGCGACGCCCGCCCGCCATCGCTACGCTCAGGCGTTAGCGGGCAGGCGCACGATGATTTATTCAAAATTCTCCACTTGGAAGCCAAGCTTTCAAGTGGAGTGATGCATTTCTTTACCGGCACTGCCGACCAAGCAAAAAAATACATTGATCTTGGATTTTATATTTCTTTCTCCGGTGTAATAACATTTGCCAAAGAATACGAAGAAACTGTCAGGCAAATTCCGCTGGAAAAAATACTGACGGAAACGGATTGCCCTTATGTCGCTCCGGCGCCGCATCGCGGAAAAAGAAATGAGCCGGCGTATGTAAAATATGTCGCTCAAAAAATCGCGGAAATAAAAGGGTTGAGTTTTGACGAAGTGGCTGAACAAACAACCAAAAACGCGCGAGAATTGTTTGGGATATAA